The following coding sequences are from one Prochlorococcus sp. MIT 1314 window:
- a CDS encoding ParA family protein produces MFITVCGQKGGVAKTCTSIHIASVWHSQGKKVCVVDADKNRSALAYSSRGNLPFPVFPVSAAAKASRSSEIVITDGQASSDQEELKHLAYGSDLVILPTTAKARSVELTVELANLLNNLKVNHAVLLVKVDCRQQKAAKQAKAALENFGLYVFDTFIPLLSAFDKAETSGNAVFEAVDDLGRSDPRRMTGWSAYRSIASQIPCLISKPSSDTNNLNNQQAISA; encoded by the coding sequence TTGTTTATCACTGTTTGCGGACAAAAAGGAGGAGTGGCTAAGACCTGCACAAGTATTCACATTGCAAGTGTTTGGCATTCTCAAGGTAAAAAAGTTTGCGTAGTAGATGCTGACAAAAATAGATCAGCATTAGCATATTCATCTAGAGGAAATCTTCCATTTCCAGTTTTCCCAGTCAGTGCAGCTGCTAAAGCATCAAGATCATCAGAAATTGTCATCACAGATGGACAAGCTAGCAGTGATCAAGAAGAACTTAAACATTTGGCATATGGATCAGATTTAGTTATCTTACCAACCACCGCAAAAGCTAGATCGGTAGAATTAACTGTTGAACTAGCTAATTTATTAAACAATTTAAAAGTTAACCACGCAGTTTTGCTAGTAAAAGTTGATTGTAGACAGCAAAAAGCAGCGAAACAAGCTAAAGCAGCTCTAGAGAATTTTGGTTTATATGTTTTTGATACATTTATACCATTGCTTTCAGCCTTCGATAAAGCGGAAACTTCTGGTAATGCTGTATTTGAGGCGGTTGACGATTTAGGCAGATCAGATCCTCGTCGAATGACGGGCTGGTCTGCTTATCGTTCAATAGCCTCACAAATTCCATGCCTGATTTCGAAGCCCTCATCCGACACCAACAACTTAAACAACCAACAAGCAATCAGCGCTTAA
- a CDS encoding DNA cytosine methyltransferase produces MDKPSAISLFSGAGGLDWGFEKAGFDILFANDVDKNACSTYNFNFLNNSLCAPIEECKSELISLRGVDCLFGGPPCQGFSVAGKMDLNDPRSQLVHHFVKVLGIIDPRSFVMENVPSLATLKKFSEFRIQLFNETKNLGYKTELVILNSSEFGVPQSRKRMFLFGIKDDINLDISVRKNRYIKSPINTYEAIKHLGCQGTELNPQTCNAEVTLAANPILRKSPYAGMLFNGLGRPISPNVPAPTLPASMGGNKTPIIDEEQYYKSGLSWVENYHKHLRSGGNPYLMHDAPKSLRRLTLKEAAILHSYPEDFKFQGPKSSIYKQIGNSVPPGLSFVVAQIALELLNNQKVHYVDDHQLALVA; encoded by the coding sequence ATGGATAAACCATCTGCTATATCTTTATTCTCAGGAGCTGGAGGACTTGATTGGGGATTTGAAAAAGCAGGTTTTGATATTTTATTTGCTAATGATGTAGATAAAAATGCTTGCTCAACTTATAATTTTAATTTTTTAAATAATTCTCTTTGTGCTCCTATTGAAGAATGCAAAAGTGAATTAATATCTCTCAGAGGCGTTGATTGCTTGTTTGGAGGACCTCCTTGTCAAGGATTCTCAGTGGCAGGAAAGATGGATTTAAATGATCCAAGAAGTCAATTGGTACATCATTTTGTAAAAGTTTTAGGAATTATTGATCCTCGGTCATTCGTGATGGAAAATGTACCATCACTTGCCACTCTTAAGAAATTTTCTGAATTTAGAATACAACTTTTTAATGAAACAAAAAACTTAGGTTATAAAACTGAGTTAGTGATTCTTAATTCTTCTGAATTTGGAGTGCCTCAATCAAGAAAAAGGATGTTTCTTTTTGGAATTAAGGATGATATTAATTTAGATATTTCTGTTAGAAAAAATAGATATATTAAGTCTCCCATTAATACATATGAAGCAATTAAGCATTTAGGTTGCCAAGGTACAGAGTTAAATCCTCAGACTTGTAATGCTGAAGTGACTTTAGCTGCTAATCCAATTTTGAGAAAAAGTCCATATGCAGGCATGTTATTTAATGGTCTTGGAAGACCAATCTCCCCAAATGTTCCTGCCCCAACTTTGCCAGCATCTATGGGAGGTAATAAAACCCCTATTATCGATGAAGAGCAATACTATAAAAGTGGATTAAGTTGGGTTGAAAATTATCATAAGCATTTGCGCAGTGGAGGAAATCCATATTTAATGCATGATGCTCCAAAATCTTTAAGAAGGTTGACTCTGAAAGAGGCTGCAATTTTGCACTCTTATCCAGAAGATTTTAAATTTCAAGGCCCAAAATCATCAATTTATAAACAAATAGGAAACTCTGTTCCTCCTGGTTTATCTTTTGTAGTTGCACAAATTGCATTAGAACTTCTTAATAATCAAAAAGTTCATTATGTAGATGACCATCAATTGGCTTTAGTTGCTTAA
- the argJ gene encoding bifunctional glutamate N-acetyltransferase/amino-acid acetyltransferase ArgJ — protein MSQLDSNWSFVDDSKEIPKGFLFAGISAGLKASNKKDLALILAPEGSIFSGMFTQSIVRASCVDICEERIKRASGFVRAILINSGQANACTGSIGFQHCQIATSKIAELLGIREEEVLMCSTGVIGVPIQINDLLENLPNLVSDLKVNSFQNAAEAILTTDLTLKKVVIETIIQGRKIKIAGFAKGSGMIYPNMATMLAFLTCDAGIEKKEWDKMISIAVKKSFNAISVDGETSTNDSFIAINAGKKINTRYLAVIQKGIDIVCQNLAKNIARDGEGANCLLEVLVQGAKNSDDAIMVAKSICNSALVKTAIHGCDPNWGRIISAAGNSGVKFNFNEVDLYIGNYQILEKGKLNQYDSKQLTEYIKSKMKGRYLVDDIVRIIINLNSGESKGTGWGCDFSKKYVEINSEYTT, from the coding sequence TTGAGCCAGTTAGATTCCAATTGGTCTTTTGTTGATGACAGTAAGGAAATACCCAAGGGGTTTCTTTTTGCTGGGATATCAGCTGGATTAAAAGCTTCTAATAAAAAAGATTTAGCACTAATACTCGCTCCAGAAGGCAGTATTTTTAGTGGGATGTTTACCCAATCAATAGTTCGCGCTTCATGTGTGGATATTTGTGAAGAAAGAATTAAACGAGCCTCGGGATTTGTACGAGCAATTTTAATTAATTCTGGGCAAGCAAATGCATGCACGGGAAGTATTGGATTTCAACATTGTCAAATTGCTACATCAAAGATTGCAGAATTGTTAGGTATAAGAGAAGAAGAGGTTTTAATGTGCTCAACTGGTGTAATTGGTGTTCCTATACAAATAAATGACTTATTAGAAAATTTACCAAATTTAGTGAGTGATTTAAAAGTTAATAGTTTTCAAAATGCAGCCGAAGCAATTTTAACTACTGATTTGACGTTGAAAAAAGTTGTAATAGAGACGATTATTCAAGGTAGAAAGATAAAAATAGCAGGATTCGCAAAAGGATCAGGAATGATTTATCCCAATATGGCTACAATGCTTGCTTTCCTCACTTGTGATGCGGGCATTGAAAAAAAAGAATGGGATAAAATGATTTCTATTGCTGTTAAAAAATCTTTTAATGCAATTTCAGTTGATGGAGAGACAAGTACAAATGATTCTTTCATTGCAATAAATGCGGGGAAAAAAATTAATACAAGATATTTGGCAGTTATTCAAAAAGGAATTGATATCGTATGTCAAAACTTGGCAAAAAACATTGCGAGAGATGGAGAAGGAGCAAATTGTCTATTAGAAGTTTTAGTTCAAGGAGCAAAAAATTCTGATGATGCAATTATGGTTGCTAAATCTATATGTAATTCTGCACTTGTAAAAACTGCCATACATGGCTGTGATCCTAATTGGGGAAGAATTATTTCTGCTGCAGGTAATTCTGGGGTTAAATTCAATTTCAATGAAGTAGACCTGTATATAGGTAACTATCAGATTTTGGAAAAGGGTAAGTTAAATCAATATGATTCGAAGCAATTAACAGAATATATCAAATCTAAAATGAAAGGTAGATATTTAGTAGATGATATTGTGCGAATTATAATAAATTTAAATTCTGGCGAATCGAAAGGTACTGGTTGGGGATGCGATTTTTCTAAAAAGTATGTTGAAATAAATAGCGAATATACAACATGA
- a CDS encoding YadA-like family protein, with protein sequence MKKLLTLFVIGISLIIGSNPSKAEEYDSWAIKINETITVRENTYVDPTDPSQGGDPGYDSYFIEIYEYNSVTGAENRKLRHQQLQDSDIGTSDQWKMYQVDSENITLDSIEGKIHLKADGQNKQYIYDIKNNTISTSNYDAPTNPTSNYQKIFEIPTVLGKSDGTKSIELGGSKIVSQQSDGSVQLGADTNDIDVVADGLNIDGGAVITKNTDGSIQIGSDGNDIDITAEGLNVDGNPLITKKDNGEIHIGKNSLITKSEEETLSDGTKVQPLYAKDADGNKIPINIDGSKLLIDGVEVQTGNNAQVTTNKNNISTNKANIKNLGEGVAGSTALTAALSALPQTSKESKLSCGVGTSSYSSRYAVGFGCASKVNERVDINAGGSYVFGGSKSYGEGTLDSGVVKAGFVFKLGELNKSQKISKTEKENLESKIGSLEEKNKQLLARLERLEKVALGDLKSKDLAVYKLQ encoded by the coding sequence ATGAAAAAGTTACTGACATTGTTTGTAATTGGAATTTCTCTAATTATTGGTTCTAATCCCTCAAAAGCAGAAGAATATGATTCTTGGGCAATAAAAATCAATGAGACAATAACTGTGAGAGAAAATACCTATGTTGATCCAACTGACCCATCACAAGGAGGTGATCCTGGATACGACTCATATTTTATTGAAATATATGAATACAATTCAGTAACCGGTGCAGAAAATAGAAAATTACGACATCAACAACTTCAAGATTCTGATATTGGGACTTCAGATCAATGGAAAATGTATCAAGTTGATTCTGAAAATATTACTTTAGACTCTATTGAAGGGAAAATCCATTTAAAAGCAGATGGTCAAAATAAACAATATATCTACGACATCAAAAATAATACTATTTCTACAAGTAACTATGACGCTCCAACCAATCCAACCTCTAATTATCAAAAAATATTCGAAATTCCTACAGTTCTAGGTAAATCAGATGGGACAAAATCAATTGAACTGGGGGGGTCGAAAATAGTATCACAACAATCAGATGGTTCAGTACAACTTGGTGCTGATACAAATGATATCGATGTAGTAGCTGATGGTTTAAATATTGATGGTGGTGCTGTTATTACTAAAAATACTGATGGTTCTATTCAAATTGGTTCTGATGGGAATGACATTGATATAACTGCAGAGGGTTTGAATGTTGATGGTAATCCCTTAATTACAAAAAAAGATAATGGAGAAATTCATATTGGTAAAAATTCTCTAATTACAAAATCAGAAGAAGAAACACTTTCTGACGGGACAAAAGTTCAACCTCTTTATGCAAAAGACGCTGATGGTAATAAAATTCCAATTAATATCGATGGTAGTAAACTATTAATTGATGGAGTAGAAGTACAGACAGGTAATAACGCTCAAGTTACAACCAACAAAAATAATATTTCTACTAATAAAGCAAATATAAAAAATCTTGGAGAAGGAGTCGCAGGATCAACAGCACTTACAGCCGCATTATCTGCTTTACCTCAGACATCTAAAGAATCTAAATTAAGTTGCGGTGTTGGAACAAGTTCTTACAGTAGTAGATATGCAGTTGGTTTTGGTTGTGCCTCTAAAGTAAATGAACGCGTCGATATAAATGCTGGTGGTTCATATGTTTTTGGTGGATCTAAATCATATGGTGAAGGAACTTTAGATAGTGGAGTTGTTAAGGCAGGATTTGTATTTAAATTAGGAGAACTAAATAAATCTCAAAAAATTAGTAAAACAGAAAAAGAAAACCTCGAATCCAAAATTGGATCTCTAGAGGAAAAAAATAAACAACTCTTAGCGAGGCTAGAAAGATTAGAAAAAGTCGCACTTGGCGATCTTAAATCAAAAGATTTAGCAGTTTACAAACTTCAATAA